ATGAGGTCGGGCATGTCGTGCTGGCGGGCGGTGTCCCCGCGGGCGCCACCATCAAGGCGCTGCGTGATGGCGGTGTACGGACGATGGGTTTCGCACCGGCACTCGCCCTTGGCAAACGCCTCGTCCGTCTGGGCATTGAGGCGCTGATTATTGAGGGCTCCGAGGCAGGGGGGCATGTCGGGCCGGTGTCACTCAATGTCCTCGCGCAGGAGATCCTGCCCCATCTTCGGGATGTGCCGATTTTTGTGGCGGGCGGGCTGGCGCGCGGTGATGCCATCCTCAGTTATCTTGAGATGGGCGCGTCCGGCGCACAATTGGGCACACTCTTTGCCGCGTCGCAGGAAAGCATCGCGCATGACAACTTCAAAACCGCTTTTTTAAGGGCGAATGCACGCGATGCCGTGACATCTGTTCAACTTGATGAGCGTTTCCCCGTTATACCCGTTCGCGGCCTGACAAATAACGGCACGCGGCGTTTTCTGGCGCATCAGGCGGAAATCCTTCGACGTTTTCAGGAAGGTGAAGTGAGCAGGGAAGACGCACAGTTGGAAATTGAGCATTTTTGGGCTGGCTCCCTCCGACGGGCCGTGATTGATGGTGATATCGAGAATGGCTCCGTCATGGCGGGGCAAT
This genomic stretch from Candidatus Kirkpatrickella diaphorinae harbors:
- a CDS encoding NAD(P)H-dependent flavin oxidoreductase, with the protein product MVELNRARAEAALAGLWADGCRFLGTRTAILGGAMSWVSERHLVAAISNAGGFGVIACGAMSPDRLAEEITATRALTDAPFGVNLITMHPDLDHLVRVCLEHEVGHVVLAGGVPAGATIKALRDGGVRTMGFAPALALGKRLVRLGIEALIIEGSEAGGHVGPVSLNVLAQEILPHLRDVPIFVAGGLARGDAILSYLEMGASGAQLGTLFAASQESIAHDNFKTAFLRANARDAVTSVQLDERFPVIPVRGLTNNGTRRFLAHQAEILRRFQEGEVSREDAQLEIEHFWAGSLRRAVIDGDIENGSVMAGQSVGMVKEVKPVTQIINDLVDEAIQSLMQRKAG